A single region of the Cronobacter condimenti 1330 genome encodes:
- the rhaD gene encoding rhamnulose-1-phosphate aldolase, whose product MQRILSSWFVQGMVKATSDMWLKGWDERNGGNVSLRLDAADVEPYRAEFYPEPRCVELTQPRTELAGCWFLVTGSGKFFRNVQLDPADTLVLLQITDDGMAYHIHWGLTNGGLPTSELASHFQSHAVRKAVSDGKDRVIMHCHATNLIALSFVLELDEARFTRLLWEGSTECLVVFPDGVGIVPWMVPGTDGIGSATSEQMKTHTLVLWPHHGIFGTGPTLDEAFGLIDTAEKSAEILVKVISMGGMKQTITREELIALGERFGVTPHAGAIAL is encoded by the coding sequence ATGCAACGCATTCTTTCTTCCTGGTTTGTACAGGGTATGGTGAAAGCCACCAGTGATATGTGGCTGAAAGGCTGGGACGAACGTAACGGCGGTAACGTGAGCCTGCGCCTGGACGCAGCCGACGTGGAGCCGTATCGCGCCGAATTTTACCCGGAGCCGCGCTGCGTGGAGCTGACGCAGCCGCGTACCGAACTGGCGGGCTGCTGGTTCCTGGTGACCGGCTCGGGCAAATTTTTCCGCAACGTTCAGCTCGATCCGGCAGATACGCTGGTGCTGCTGCAAATCACCGACGACGGCATGGCGTATCACATTCACTGGGGGCTGACCAACGGCGGCCTGCCGACCTCGGAACTGGCCTCGCACTTCCAGTCTCACGCGGTGCGTAAAGCCGTCTCTGACGGAAAAGACCGCGTGATCATGCACTGCCACGCCACCAACCTGATTGCGCTGAGCTTTGTGCTGGAGCTGGACGAGGCGCGCTTCACCCGCCTGCTGTGGGAAGGCAGCACCGAGTGTCTGGTGGTGTTCCCGGACGGCGTCGGTATTGTGCCGTGGATGGTGCCTGGTACCGATGGTATCGGCAGCGCCACGTCAGAGCAGATGAAAACCCACACCCTGGTGTTGTGGCCGCATCACGGCATTTTCGGTACCGGGCCGACGCTTGATGAAGCGTTCGGGCTTATCGACACCGCCGAGAAATCGGCAGAGATCCTGGTCAAAGTGATTTCCATGGGAGGCATGAAACAGACCATTACCCGTGAAGAGTTAATCGCGCTTGGCGAGCGCTTCGGGGTGACCCCGCACGCCGGCGCTATCGCACTTTAA
- a CDS encoding L-rhamnose isomerase translates to MTTQINQAWELAKQRFAAVGVDAEAALRQLDRLPVSMHCWQGDDVAGFENPQGQLTGGIQATGSYPGKARNAEELRADLDQALSLIPGPKRLNLHAIYLESDAPVARNEIKPEHFANWVAWARENHLGLDFNPSCFSHPLSADGFTLSHANPEIRQFWIEHCQASRRVSASFGEQLGTPSVMNIWIPDGMKDTPVDRLAPRQRLLSALDEVISEKLNPAHHIDAVESKLFGIGAESYTVGSNEFYLGYAATRQTALCLDAGHFHPTEVISDKISSAMLYVPRLLLHVSRPVRWDSDHVVLLDDETQAIAGEIIRHDLFDRVHIGLDFFDASINRIAAWVIGTRNMKKALLRALLEPTAELRQRELEGDYTARLALLEEQKSLPWQAVWEMYCLRHDTPADASWLSTVRHYEQHVLSKR, encoded by the coding sequence ATGACCACTCAAATCAACCAGGCCTGGGAACTGGCGAAGCAGCGCTTCGCCGCCGTTGGCGTCGATGCCGAAGCCGCATTGCGTCAGCTCGACCGCCTGCCGGTATCCATGCACTGCTGGCAGGGCGACGACGTGGCCGGGTTTGAAAATCCGCAGGGGCAGCTTACCGGCGGCATTCAGGCCACCGGCAGCTACCCGGGTAAAGCGCGCAACGCCGAAGAGCTGCGCGCGGATCTGGACCAGGCGTTAAGCCTTATCCCTGGGCCGAAACGCCTTAACCTGCACGCTATTTATCTGGAATCTGACGCGCCGGTTGCACGCAACGAGATCAAGCCTGAGCACTTCGCGAACTGGGTCGCGTGGGCGCGTGAAAACCATCTCGGGCTGGACTTTAACCCTTCGTGTTTCTCGCACCCGCTGAGCGCTGACGGCTTTACGCTGTCGCATGCGAACCCGGAGATCCGCCAGTTCTGGATTGAACACTGCCAGGCAAGCCGTCGCGTCTCCGCGTCGTTCGGCGAACAGCTCGGCACGCCCTCGGTGATGAATATCTGGATCCCTGACGGCATGAAAGACACGCCGGTAGACCGCCTGGCGCCGCGCCAGCGGTTGCTTTCAGCGCTCGATGAAGTGATAAGCGAGAAGCTCAATCCGGCGCACCACATCGACGCGGTGGAAAGCAAACTGTTTGGCATTGGCGCAGAGAGCTACACCGTGGGCTCCAACGAGTTTTACCTGGGCTACGCCGCGACGCGCCAGACCGCGCTGTGCCTTGACGCCGGGCATTTCCATCCAACCGAAGTGATTTCCGACAAAATCTCCAGCGCGATGCTTTATGTCCCGCGCCTGCTGCTGCACGTGAGCCGCCCGGTACGCTGGGACAGCGACCACGTGGTGCTGCTGGATGACGAAACCCAGGCCATCGCCGGAGAAATCATTCGTCACGACCTGTTTGACCGCGTGCATATCGGCCTCGATTTCTTCGACGCCTCCATCAACCGCATCGCGGCGTGGGTGATTGGTACCCGCAATATGAAAAAAGCGCTGCTGCGCGCGCTGCTTGAGCCGACCGCCGAGCTGCGCCAGCGGGAGCTGGAAGGCGATTACACGGCCCGTCTGGCGCTGCTTGAAGAGCAGAAGTCACTGCCGTGGCAGGCCGTCTGGGAGATGTATTGCCTGCGTCACGACACCCCGGCCGACGCCTCGTGGCTCTCCACCGTCCGTCATTATGAACAACACGTATTAAGCAAGCGCTAA
- the rhaB gene encoding rhamnulokinase yields the protein MTIRHSVAVDLGASSGRVMLACYDSQGQRLTLQEIHRFGNGLRRVDGFDTWDVDALEREVRTGLQKACACGTPIDSIGIDTWGVDFVLLDKHGERVGLPVSYRDSRTDGVMARAQQQVGREEIYRRTGIQFLPFNTLYQFRALVEQQPELVGRVAHALLIPDYLCYRLTGVLNWDYTNATTTQMMNIGTDNWDETLLDWAGVPAHWLGTPTHPGNVIGYWRSAQGVDIPVVSVATHDTASAVIAAPLENQEAAYLSSGTWSLMGFESKTPYTGDNALAANITNEGGAEGRYRVLKNIMGLWLLQRVCKEQAVDNLPALIDEARALPACRFVVNPNDDRFINPENMSRELEAACRESGQPVPDTPAALARCIFDSLALLYARVLDELTALRGRPFTVLHIVGGGSQNQFLNQLCADACGIPVMAGPVEASTLGNIGCQLMALDDIPDVDAFRRIVTASQPLTHFHPQTDSEIARQAARVSPYRQTKKELCA from the coding sequence ATGACTATTCGCCATAGCGTCGCGGTCGACCTGGGCGCCTCCAGCGGCCGTGTGATGCTGGCCTGCTACGACAGCCAGGGACAGCGCCTGACGCTTCAGGAGATCCACCGTTTTGGCAACGGCCTGCGCCGCGTGGACGGTTTCGACACCTGGGATGTCGATGCGCTGGAGCGTGAAGTGCGCACCGGCCTGCAAAAAGCCTGCGCGTGCGGCACACCTATCGACAGCATTGGCATCGACACCTGGGGTGTAGATTTTGTGCTGCTGGATAAACATGGCGAGCGCGTCGGCCTGCCGGTCTCTTACCGCGACAGCCGCACCGACGGCGTGATGGCCCGCGCGCAGCAACAGGTGGGCCGCGAGGAGATCTATCGCCGCACCGGCATTCAGTTTCTGCCCTTCAACACCCTTTATCAGTTCCGCGCGCTGGTGGAACAGCAGCCGGAACTGGTCGGGCGCGTGGCGCATGCGCTGCTTATCCCCGACTACCTCTGCTACCGCCTGACCGGCGTGCTGAACTGGGATTACACCAACGCCACTACCACGCAGATGATGAATATCGGCACCGATAACTGGGACGAGACATTGCTCGACTGGGCAGGCGTGCCGGCGCACTGGCTCGGTACGCCAACGCATCCGGGCAACGTTATCGGCTACTGGCGCAGCGCGCAGGGCGTTGACATTCCTGTGGTCTCCGTCGCCACCCACGATACTGCGAGCGCCGTCATCGCCGCGCCGCTGGAAAACCAGGAGGCGGCTTATCTCTCCTCCGGCACCTGGTCGCTGATGGGGTTTGAAAGCAAAACGCCGTACACCGGCGACAACGCGCTGGCCGCCAACATCACCAATGAAGGCGGCGCTGAAGGGCGCTACCGGGTGCTGAAGAACATTATGGGATTGTGGCTGCTGCAACGCGTATGCAAAGAGCAGGCGGTCGACAACCTGCCTGCGCTTATTGACGAGGCCCGCGCGCTACCGGCCTGCCGCTTTGTGGTGAACCCCAACGACGACCGTTTTATCAACCCGGAAAACATGAGCCGCGAGCTTGAGGCTGCCTGCCGTGAAAGCGGCCAGCCGGTGCCTGATACCCCGGCGGCGCTGGCGCGCTGTATCTTCGACAGCCTGGCGCTGCTGTATGCCCGCGTACTCGATGAACTGACCGCCCTGCGCGGGCGCCCGTTCACGGTGCTGCATATCGTGGGCGGCGGCAGCCAGAATCAGTTCTTAAATCAGCTCTGCGCCGACGCCTGCGGCATTCCCGTCATGGCCGGCCCGGTAGAGGCCTCTACGCTCGGCAACATCGGCTGCCAGCTTATGGCGCTGGATGACATTCCCGACGTTGACGCGTTTCGCCGCATCGTCACTGCAAGCCAGCCGCTGACCCATTTTCATCCTCAGACTGACAGCGAGATTGCCCGCCAGGCGGCGCGAGTTTCGCCGTATCGCCAAACCAAGAAGGAGCTTTGCGCATGA
- the rhaS gene encoding HTH-type transcriptional activator RhaS, with amino-acid sequence MTVLQGIDFFPTGAASVTIEPRLPQAAFPEHHHDFYEIVIVEHGTGTHVFNGQPYTLSGGSVCFVRDHDRHLYEHTENLCLTNVLYRSPQAFSFLSGLEKLLPQEQDGHYPSHWRVSQQTLHQARPLVDQLEVLRESSDVHTIASMEMLFMQLLILLRRGSQAQGTGHADERLNQLIAWLEEHYAEDVCWEQLADRHMLSLRTLHRQLKQRTGLTPQRYLNRLRLMKARYLLRHSEESVTDIAYQCGFGDSNHFSTLFRREFSWSPRDIRLGRDEQMQ; translated from the coding sequence ATGACGGTACTACAGGGTATTGATTTTTTCCCAACCGGCGCGGCGTCGGTCACCATTGAACCGCGTTTGCCGCAGGCGGCTTTTCCTGAGCATCACCATGATTTTTATGAAATTGTCATCGTCGAACACGGTACCGGCACGCATGTGTTCAACGGTCAGCCGTATACCTTAAGCGGCGGCTCCGTCTGCTTTGTACGCGATCACGATCGCCATTTATATGAACACACTGAAAACCTCTGCCTGACGAACGTGTTATATCGTTCTCCGCAGGCGTTCAGTTTCCTGTCAGGGCTTGAAAAGCTCCTGCCGCAGGAGCAGGACGGGCACTACCCCTCGCACTGGCGCGTGAGCCAGCAGACGCTGCATCAGGCCCGCCCGCTGGTGGATCAACTGGAGGTGCTGCGCGAGAGCAGCGATGTGCACACCATCGCCAGTATGGAAATGCTCTTTATGCAACTGCTGATCCTGCTGCGTCGCGGCAGCCAGGCGCAGGGCACTGGTCATGCCGATGAGCGGCTGAATCAGCTGATCGCCTGGCTTGAAGAGCACTACGCGGAAGATGTCTGCTGGGAACAGCTCGCTGACCGCCATATGCTCTCGCTGCGCACGCTGCATCGTCAGCTTAAACAGCGCACCGGCCTGACGCCGCAGCGTTATCTCAACCGCTTACGGTTGATGAAAGCGCGCTATTTGCTTCGCCACAGCGAAGAGAGCGTTACTGATATCGCCTATCAGTGCGGCTTTGGCGACAGCAACCATTTCTCCACGCTGTTCCGGCGTGAGTTCTCCTGGTCGCCACGCGACATTCGTCTTGGGCGAGACGAGCAAATGCAGTAA
- the rhaR gene encoding HTH-type transcriptional activator RhaR — MAPQLVLRKADFFATPTQPVVVADRYPQNVFAEHTHEFCELVLVWRGNGLHVLNDRPYRITCGDLFYIRAEDRHSYESVNDLVLHNIIYCPERLQLNVNWRDLLENPHGNNGDPRWRLSSQGMVQARQVIDQLEHESPKHDALSHCLSESLFLQLAITLRRHRYQASSGAGPGEGEKLDLLMAALGNSLDVPFDLQHFCSHYQIAERPLRQLFRQQTGMTISQYLRQLRICQAQYLLRHSELLISDIAARCGFEDSNYFSVVFTRETGVTPRVWRQQCGVMTG, encoded by the coding sequence GTGGCCCCTCAGTTAGTGCTAAGGAAAGCGGATTTCTTCGCCACGCCCACCCAGCCGGTGGTGGTGGCGGATCGCTATCCGCAAAATGTCTTTGCCGAGCATACCCACGAGTTCTGCGAACTGGTGCTGGTGTGGCGCGGCAACGGGCTGCACGTGCTGAATGACCGCCCTTATCGCATTACCTGCGGCGATCTCTTTTATATCCGCGCGGAAGACCGCCACAGTTACGAGTCGGTCAACGATCTGGTGCTCCACAACATTATTTATTGCCCGGAAAGGCTGCAACTGAACGTTAACTGGCGCGATCTGCTGGAAAACCCGCACGGTAACAACGGCGATCCGCGCTGGCGGCTCAGCAGTCAGGGGATGGTGCAGGCGCGACAGGTCATCGACCAGCTTGAACATGAAAGCCCAAAGCATGACGCGCTCTCGCACTGTTTGTCCGAAAGCCTGTTCTTGCAACTGGCGATTACGCTGCGCCGTCATCGCTATCAGGCATCGAGCGGCGCGGGGCCGGGCGAAGGAGAGAAACTCGATCTGCTGATGGCCGCACTTGGTAACAGCCTTGACGTGCCGTTCGACCTCCAGCATTTTTGCAGCCACTACCAGATTGCCGAGCGCCCGCTGCGTCAGCTGTTCCGTCAGCAGACGGGCATGACCATCAGCCAGTATTTGCGTCAGTTGCGCATCTGCCAGGCGCAGTACCTGCTGCGCCACTCCGAGCTACTGATTAGCGATATCGCCGCGCGCTGCGGCTTTGAAGACAGTAACTATTTCTCAGTGGTGTTTACGCGCGAAACGGGCGTGACGCCACGGGTGTGGCGTCAGCAGTGCGGGGTGATGACCGGTTAA
- the rhaT gene encoding L-rhamnose/proton symporter RhaT produces the protein MNNAITMGILWHLIGAASAACFYAPFKKVRHWSWETMWSVGGIVSWLILPWAVSALLLPDFWAYYGSFSASTLLPVFLFGAMWGIGNINYGLTMRYLGMSMGIGIAIGITLIVGTLMTPLLNGKFAVLVGTPGGRMTLLGVFVALIGVGIVTRAGQLKERQMGIRAEDFNLKKGLLLAVMCGVFSAGMSFAMDAAKPMHDAAAALGVDPLYVGLPSYVVIMGGGALVNLGFCFIRLAKVKDLSIKADFSLAKPLIISNLLLSALGGLMWYLQFFFYAWGHARIPAQYDYISWMLHMSFYVLCGGLVGLVLREWKAAGRRPVSVLSLGCVVIIVAANIVGLGMAAN, from the coding sequence ATGAATAACGCGATAACCATGGGGATCCTGTGGCACTTAATTGGCGCGGCGAGCGCCGCCTGCTTTTACGCGCCGTTTAAAAAGGTTCGCCACTGGTCCTGGGAAACCATGTGGTCGGTAGGCGGGATAGTCTCGTGGCTGATTCTGCCCTGGGCCGTCAGCGCCCTGCTGCTACCTGATTTTTGGGCCTATTACGGTTCGTTCAGCGCCTCCACGCTGCTGCCGGTGTTTCTCTTCGGCGCGATGTGGGGCATTGGCAATATTAACTACGGCCTGACGATGCGCTATCTCGGCATGTCGATGGGCATTGGCATCGCTATCGGCATCACGCTGATTGTCGGCACGCTGATGACGCCGCTGCTGAACGGCAAATTCGCGGTACTGGTCGGTACGCCCGGCGGGCGGATGACGCTGCTTGGGGTTTTCGTCGCGCTGATTGGCGTCGGCATCGTCACCCGCGCAGGCCAGCTTAAAGAGCGCCAGATGGGCATCCGGGCCGAAGATTTTAACCTCAAGAAAGGGCTGCTGCTGGCGGTGATGTGCGGCGTTTTTTCGGCGGGAATGTCCTTTGCGATGGACGCCGCGAAGCCGATGCATGACGCGGCCGCTGCGCTGGGGGTCGATCCGCTCTATGTTGGCCTGCCAAGCTATGTGGTGATTATGGGCGGCGGCGCGCTGGTTAACCTCGGCTTCTGTTTCATCCGTCTTGCGAAGGTGAAAGACCTGTCGATCAAGGCCGATTTCTCGCTGGCGAAGCCGCTCATTATCAGCAACCTGTTGCTTTCCGCGCTGGGCGGGCTGATGTGGTATTTGCAGTTCTTTTTCTACGCCTGGGGCCACGCGCGCATTCCGGCGCAGTATGACTACATCAGCTGGATGCTGCACATGAGCTTCTATGTGCTGTGTGGCGGGCTGGTGGGGCTGGTGCTGCGCGAATGGAAAGCAGCGGGCCGTCGCCCGGTGAGCGTGCTGAGCCTCGGCTGCGTGGTGATTATCGTGGCGGCGAATATCGTCGGGCTGGGGATGGCCGCGAATTAA
- the sodA gene encoding superoxide dismutase [Mn]: protein MSYTLPSLPYAYDALEPHFDKQTMEIHHTKHHQTYVNNANAALESLPELANLPVEELITKLDQVPADKKTVLRNNAGGHANHSLFWKGLKKDTTLQGDLKAAIERDFGSVEKFKEEFEKAAATRFGSGWAWLVLKGDKLAVVSTANQDSPLMGEAISGASGYPILGLDVWEHAYYLKFQNRRPDYIKEFWNVVNWDEAAARFASQK from the coding sequence ATGAGTTATACACTGCCATCCCTGCCGTACGCATACGACGCCCTGGAACCGCATTTCGACAAGCAGACGATGGAAATCCATCACACCAAACACCATCAGACTTACGTCAACAACGCCAACGCGGCGCTGGAAAGCCTGCCGGAGCTGGCGAACCTGCCTGTTGAAGAGCTGATCACCAAACTGGATCAGGTGCCGGCGGATAAGAAAACCGTACTGCGCAACAACGCAGGCGGCCACGCTAACCACAGCCTGTTCTGGAAAGGCCTGAAAAAAGACACCACCCTGCAGGGCGACCTGAAAGCGGCTATCGAGCGCGATTTCGGCTCTGTTGAGAAATTCAAAGAAGAGTTCGAGAAAGCAGCCGCTACCCGTTTCGGTTCTGGCTGGGCGTGGCTGGTGCTGAAAGGCGACAAACTGGCTGTCGTTTCCACGGCAAACCAGGATTCCCCGCTGATGGGTGAAGCGATTTCTGGCGCATCCGGCTACCCGATCCTGGGCCTGGACGTGTGGGAGCACGCGTACTACCTGAAATTCCAGAACCGTCGTCCGGACTACATCAAAGAGTTCTGGAACGTGGTTAACTGGGACGAAGCTGCCGCGCGTTTCGCTTCTCAGAAATAA
- the yiiM gene encoding 6-hydroxyaminopurine reductase, translated as MHFPVQVYLGKIRDYEGSRPSAIGKVQVEGELSLTSRGLVGDQQAEKKIHGGADRALCHYPREHYAVWAREYPERAEWFSAPAFGENLSTLGLTEENAFIGDIFRWGEALIQITQPRSPCFKVNFHSGISELSGRMQDTARCGWLYRVIGEGKVFTDAPLALVSRVSAISVREAAAIAWHTPFDDEQYHRLLSAAGLSASWAKTLQNRRISGKIESFSRRLWGRG; from the coding sequence ATGCATTTCCCGGTTCAGGTTTATCTCGGCAAAATCCGCGACTACGAGGGCAGCCGGCCGAGCGCCATCGGCAAAGTGCAGGTTGAGGGCGAGCTGTCGCTGACCAGCCGGGGGCTGGTGGGCGATCAGCAAGCGGAGAAGAAAATTCACGGCGGTGCGGACCGCGCGCTGTGCCATTATCCGCGCGAACATTACGCCGTCTGGGCGAGGGAATATCCTGAACGGGCGGAATGGTTTTCCGCGCCTGCGTTCGGCGAGAATCTCTCGACGCTGGGGCTTACCGAAGAAAACGCGTTTATCGGCGATATCTTTCGCTGGGGCGAGGCGCTCATCCAGATAACGCAGCCGCGCTCGCCCTGTTTTAAGGTCAATTTTCATTCGGGCATCAGCGAACTTTCCGGGCGGATGCAGGACACCGCGCGTTGCGGCTGGCTTTACCGGGTGATAGGCGAGGGTAAGGTGTTCACCGACGCGCCGCTGGCGCTGGTGTCACGCGTAAGTGCGATATCGGTACGCGAGGCGGCGGCCATCGCCTGGCATACGCCGTTTGACGACGAGCAGTATCACCGGTTGTTAAGCGCCGCCGGGCTGTCTGCCAGCTGGGCAAAAACGCTGCAAAACCGTCGTATTAGCGGCAAGATTGAGAGTTTTTCGCGCCGGTTGTGGGGGCGTGGTTAA
- the lldD gene encoding FMN-dependent L-lactate dehydrogenase LldD encodes MIISAASDYRAAAQRILPPFLFHYIDGGAYAEYTLKRNVEDLSQVALRQRVLKNMSDLSLETKLFNETLSMPVALAPVGLCGMYARRGEVQAARAAAAKGIPFTLSTVSVCPIEEVAPAINRPMWFQLYVLRDRGFMRNALERAKAAGCSTLVFTVDMPTPGARYRDAHSGMSGANAAMRRYWQAATHPQWAWDVGLHGRPHDLGNISTYLGKPTGLEDYIGWLANNFDPSISWKDLEWIREFWDGPMVIKGILDPEDARDAVRFGADGIVVSNHGGRQLDGVLSSARALPAIADAVKGDITILADSGIRNGLDVVRMIALGADSVLLGRAYLYALATHGEKGVANLLNLIEKEMRVAMTLTGAKSIKEITRESLVPAPEFTSVLAELPATSAQTHRHDAA; translated from the coding sequence ATGATTATTTCCGCAGCCAGCGATTACCGCGCGGCAGCCCAGCGTATCCTGCCGCCATTCCTTTTCCACTACATCGACGGCGGCGCGTACGCGGAGTACACCCTTAAGCGCAACGTGGAAGATCTCTCGCAGGTCGCGCTGCGCCAGCGCGTGCTGAAGAATATGTCGGACCTGAGCCTTGAGACGAAGCTATTCAACGAAACGCTCTCCATGCCGGTGGCGCTCGCCCCGGTCGGGCTGTGCGGCATGTATGCACGACGGGGTGAAGTGCAGGCCGCGCGAGCCGCGGCGGCGAAGGGGATCCCGTTTACGCTCTCCACGGTTTCCGTCTGTCCGATTGAAGAGGTTGCGCCCGCGATTAATCGTCCGATGTGGTTCCAGCTTTATGTGCTGCGCGACCGTGGCTTTATGCGTAACGCGCTGGAGCGCGCTAAAGCGGCGGGCTGCTCGACGCTGGTCTTCACGGTAGATATGCCCACACCTGGCGCACGCTATCGTGATGCTCACTCAGGAATGAGCGGCGCGAACGCCGCCATGCGCCGTTACTGGCAGGCTGCGACGCACCCGCAGTGGGCGTGGGATGTAGGGCTGCATGGCCGCCCGCACGATCTCGGCAATATCTCGACGTATCTTGGCAAACCAACCGGGCTTGAGGACTATATTGGCTGGCTGGCGAACAATTTTGACCCGTCCATTTCATGGAAAGACCTCGAGTGGATCCGCGAATTCTGGGATGGCCCGATGGTCATCAAAGGCATTCTTGACCCCGAAGACGCACGCGACGCGGTGCGTTTCGGCGCCGACGGGATTGTGGTTTCTAACCACGGCGGCCGCCAGCTTGACGGCGTGCTCTCCTCCGCCCGCGCGCTGCCCGCTATCGCTGACGCGGTAAAAGGGGATATTACAATTCTGGCCGACAGCGGCATTCGCAACGGGCTCGACGTGGTGCGCATGATTGCGCTGGGCGCCGACAGCGTGTTGCTGGGACGTGCATATCTTTATGCGCTCGCGACCCACGGCGAGAAAGGCGTGGCGAATCTGCTGAACTTGATTGAGAAAGAGATGCGCGTGGCGATGACATTGACCGGCGCGAAATCGATTAAAGAGATCACCCGCGAGTCGCTGGTGCCCGCCCCGGAGTTTACCTCGGTGCTAGCGGAACTGCCTGCAACCAGCGCGCAGACCCACCGGCACGACGCGGCATAA
- the lldR gene encoding transcriptional regulator LldR has protein sequence MTLMTRRLADHLVERIRALITERGLEAGMRLPAERQLAQELGVSRNSLREALQILIRDGLLISRRGGGTFVRYQLEPWSEQRIVQPIRNLMADDPGYRYDILEARHAIEASTAWYAALRATAQDKEKLRYCFDAMLQFTERDDPDLASQADVRFHLAIAEASHNVVLLQTMRGFFDLLQSSVMESRQRMYQQQPIFAQLTGQHREMLEAIEAGDAERARKAALRHLGFVHSTIKQLDEDVARQARVTRLPDDVLKPSREND, from the coding sequence ATGACATTAATGACCCGACGACTGGCCGACCATCTGGTGGAGCGCATTCGTGCGCTCATCACCGAGCGCGGGCTGGAAGCCGGAATGCGCTTGCCCGCTGAGCGACAGCTGGCGCAGGAGCTTGGCGTCTCGCGCAATTCGCTGCGCGAGGCGTTGCAGATCCTCATCCGTGACGGACTGCTGATAAGCCGCCGCGGCGGGGGCACCTTTGTGCGTTACCAGCTTGAGCCGTGGTCAGAACAGCGCATCGTCCAGCCTATCCGCAACCTGATGGCAGACGATCCGGGTTATCGCTATGACATTTTAGAGGCGCGTCACGCAATTGAGGCCAGCACCGCCTGGTATGCGGCGCTGCGCGCCACTGCGCAGGATAAAGAAAAGCTGCGCTACTGCTTTGACGCAATGCTGCAATTTACCGAACGCGACGACCCGGACCTCGCCTCTCAGGCCGACGTGCGCTTTCATCTGGCGATTGCCGAAGCCTCGCACAATGTAGTGCTGCTGCAAACCATGCGCGGCTTTTTCGATCTCCTGCAATCGTCCGTGATGGAAAGCCGCCAGCGCATGTACCAGCAACAACCGATTTTCGCGCAGCTTACCGGTCAGCACCGCGAGATGCTGGAGGCGATAGAAGCTGGCGACGCCGAACGCGCGCGCAAAGCGGCACTGCGCCACCTCGGCTTTGTCCACTCCACCATTAAACAGCTTGATGAAGATGTCGCCCGTCAGGCGCGCGTTACCCGCCTGCCCGATGACGTACTGAAACCCTCTAGGGAGAATGATTGA